GCTGACGCTGGACGTGGTGCACTTGCTCGGGTTCGACAGTCAGATAACGCGGCAGAAGGTCGAGGAGTGGACGACGCTGTTCCTCGATTCGTTGCGACGGAAGGAGCCCGCCGACAGGCTTCAGCCGGTGGCGGGGGCCATCCCTTACGATCACCTGCCGCAGGGCCCCGTCGCCGAGGCCACGACACGGCTCGCGCAGATGGCGCTGGGTGCGGAAGAAGGGCGCTGAGGCCGCGGACGTAGAAAGGAGGGCCGACCAGAAGGAGAAGGAGGACCTTTCACCAGAAAGCGTTGACGTGAAGAAAGGGGTTGGCTTATGGAGTTCAAGTTCACGGAGGAGGAGGAGGCGTTCCGGCGCGAGGTGCGCGAGTTCCTGAGGAAGGAATGGACCCTGGGCAGCGTCGACCTCGAAGAGCCGGGGATGTACGAGGAGGCGCGCAAGTTCGAGAAGAAGATGGCCGAGCGTGGCTGGCGGACGATGCACTGGCCGAAGGAATACGGCGGCCAGGGCGCCTCTCACATGATGCAGATCATCCTGCGCGAGGAAATGGCGTACGTTGGGGCGCGGATCCTTGACGGGCAGGGCGTGCATATGATCGGGCCCTGCATCATGGTGCACGGCACGGAGGAGCAAAAGAAGCGCTTTTTGCCGCCCATCGCCAGGTGCGAGGTGCTGTGGGCGCAGGGGTTCAGCGAGCCCAACGCCGGCTCCGACCTCGCCAGCCTTCAGTTGAAGGCGGTGAAGGACGGCGATGACTACATCCTGAACGGGCAGAAGACCTGGACCTCCGCCGGCACCCGCGGCGACTGGGTCCACGTGCTCGCCCGCACCGATCCCAATGCCCCCAAGCACCGCGGCATCTCCTACTTCGTCGTCGACATGAAATCGCCGGGGATCACCATCGCGCCCATCATCAACATGGCGGGCCGCGCGGGCTTCACGGACACGTACTTCGACGACGTGCGGGTACCCAAAGAGCAGATGATCGGCGAGGAGAACCGCGGCTGGTACGTCGCCATGACTACCCTGGACTTCGAGCGTTCCTCGATAAGCTTCGCCGCCGAGTCGGCGCGGACGCTGGAAGAGCTCGTGCGGTACGCGACCGAGACGAAGCGGGACGGCGTGCCCCTGATAAGGGACGTCGCGCTGCGGAACAAGCTGGCGGAGATGGCAATCGAGATTGAGGTAGCGCGGCTCATCAACTACAACGTGGCCTGGATGCAGCAGAAGGGGCTCATCCCCAACTACCAGGCTTCCATGGCGAAGACCTTCGGCACCGAGCTCCACCAGCGGCTGGCGAACGTA
The nucleotide sequence above comes from Dehalococcoidia bacterium. Encoded proteins:
- a CDS encoding acyl-CoA dehydrogenase family protein; this encodes MEFKFTEEEEAFRREVREFLRKEWTLGSVDLEEPGMYEEARKFEKKMAERGWRTMHWPKEYGGQGASHMMQIILREEMAYVGARILDGQGVHMIGPCIMVHGTEEQKKRFLPPIARCEVLWAQGFSEPNAGSDLASLQLKAVKDGDDYILNGQKTWTSAGTRGDWVHVLARTDPNAPKHRGISYFVVDMKSPGITIAPIINMAGRAGFTDTYFDDVRVPKEQMIGEENRGWYVAMTTLDFERSSISFAAESARTLEELVRYATETKRDGVPLIRDVALRNKLAEMAIEIEVARLINYNVAWMQQKGLIPNYQASMAKTFGTELHQRLANVGVHLLGLYGGLDEKSKWAPLKGRIKYLYLWTVGETIYAGSNEIQRNIMAQRGLGLPRE